A single window of Lytechinus variegatus isolate NC3 chromosome 8, Lvar_3.0, whole genome shotgun sequence DNA harbors:
- the LOC121420161 gene encoding zinc finger protein 91-like, whose protein sequence is MQEIQQVPTSLSSTEATRPPQQPTTLNSLQGPNYLIEDLSNSTNNNIAATPSTVHATPSLRNPAPSNIDADGLTAVTMKKKSPRAKAKKGSLPQPLPVAQCQPEKVQTVTKYCQTESLFDETWRAEGMRAEPSGLPSGLAFIRTSECKIKGVISTKDLLEGKKFGPYTGEFVKEVIGGCNPSTWEVCVRGRTWFYLDGSTDPDNWMHHVQYARNTQEQNMEAFQSYGDIFFRITKPIKSGTELRVFYSPEYRKRVGFQTSLDELHVDQDNQMFQCQDCKYRYTNAKSLSRHLKFEHDKENFCSRVDSRVSIQSQPSTTSRIEIIASGLKKQATTAKVAAEKLVAKDNKNKQFLQVKLQPLITGNKDTTGANQDNAREETDMKPFSCKRCRKLFPSEGLLRQHLAFHREMKKIKPICEVCGLECRHETALKQHLLSHDSSSFQCPKCQRFLKAKKDFVRHLRRKHNMVVRTETTAKMEDKKARYVGPEKETEEQAEAFHPELSKDMLGKRILLTTKKAKVFKCKYCPQKFTSFTQVNRHELTVHKNSGRFKCEFCSQTFTHKDRFMVHRRKHTLDRPFKCEECPRSFSSESALKNHLPEHRGERPHKCDVCGKGFRTRLNMTDHRRRMHMPPTVVLKCCFCDKTFKDKAGLSRHEQRHKGIRPHVCLTCGSAFGAKYTLQSHMRIHTGEKPFECPVCKKKFSQRHHLSTHMLCHDKGSTGNPGKG, encoded by the exons ATGCAAG AAATCCAACAGGTGCCCACTTCACTGTCAAGCACAGAAGCAACTCGGCCTCCACAACAACCTACAACTCTCAACTCCCTACAAGGTCCTAACTACCTCATTGAAGACCTCTCCAACTCAACCAACAACAATATTGCTGCAACTCCGAGCACCGTCCATGCAACACCATCTCTCCGCAATCCTGCCCCAAGCAATATCGATGCTGACGGTCTAACGGCTGTGACCATGAAGAAGAAGAGTCCTCGTGCCAAAGCAAAGAAGGGAAGTCTTCCGCAGCCGCTGCCTGTGGCTCAATGCCAGCCTGAGAAAGTTCAAACTGTCACCAAGTACTGTCAGACGGAATCCTTGTTTGACGAGACTTGGAGAGCGGAAGGGATGAGGGCAGAACCGTCCGGTCTTCCTTCAGGCCTGGCATTCATCAGAACATCAGAGTGTAAGATCAAGGGTGTGATCTCCACTAAAGACCTGCTAGAGGGAAAGAAGTTTGGGCCATACACTGGAGAGTTTGTGAAAGAAGTTATTGGCGGTTGCAATCCGTCAACTTGGGAG gtGTGTGTACGAGGCAGAACGTGGTTCTATCTTGACGGGTCCACAGACCCTGATAATTGGATGCACCATGTCCAGTATGCCAGGAACACTCAAGAACAGAACATGGAAGCCTTCCAGTCCTATGGGGATATCTTCTTCCGTATCACCAAACCTATCAAGTCGGGAACAGAGCTTAGAGTCTTCTATAGTCCAGAGTACAGGAAGAGGGTTGGATTCCAGACCAGTCTGGATGAACTTCATGTGGACCAAG ATAACCAAATGTTCCAATGTCAAGACTGCAAGTACCGTTACACCAATGCCAAGAGCCTCTCAAGACATCTCAAGTTTGAGCATGACAAGGAGAACTTCTGCAGTCGGGTTGACTCTCGGGTCAGTATCCAATCTCAGCCCTCTACGACATCAAGGATTGAAATCATCGCTTCCGGACTGAAGAAGCAAGCAACGACTGCCAAGGTGGCAGCAGAGAAGCTTGTTGCCAAAGACAATAAGAACAAACAATTCCTGCAGGTAAAACTTCAGCCTTTGATTACAGGGAACAAGGACACAACAGGTGCCAATCAGGACAATGCGAGAGAAGAGACAGACATGAAGCCGTTTAGTTGTAAGAGATGCAGGAAGTTGTTCCCATCAGAAGGACTCCTGAGACAACACCTTGCTTTTCACCGGGAGATGAAGAAAATCAAACCCATATGCGAGGTGTGTGGACTGGAGTGTAGGCATGAGACAGCGCTCAAGCAGCACCTGCTTTCGCACGATTCCTCATCATTCCAATGCCCCAAGTGCCAGAGGTTTCTAAAAGCGAAGAAAGACTTCGTTCGGCATCTTAGGAGGAAACATAACATGGTTGTTAGGACAGAGACGACGGCCAAAATGGAGGATAAGAAAGCAAGGTATGTTGGACCTGAGAAGGAAACTGAGGAACAGGCTGAGGCTTTCCATCCTGAACTCTCTAAGGACATGCTTGGAAAGCGAATACTGTTAACCACAAAGAAAGCAAAGGTGTTCAAGTGTAAGTACTGCCCTCAAAAGTTTACCTCTTTCACGCAAGTCAACAGACATGAATTGACTGTACATAAAAACAGTGGTCGATTCAAGTGTGAGTTCTGTAGCCAGACATTTACCCACAAGGACAGGTTTATGGTTCACAGGCGAAAACACACCTTGGATCGCCCTTTTAAGTGTGAGGAGTGCCCACGTTCCTTCTCTTCAGAGAGCGCCCTCAAGAACCACCTTCCAGAACACCGGGGTGAACGACCCCATAAGTGCGACGTCTGCGGAAAGGGGTTCCGGACACGATTGAACATGACTGACCACAGACGGCGCATGCACATGCCACCGACGGTGGTGCTTAAATGCTGCTTCTGCGATAAGACATTCAAAGACAAAGCCGGACTGTCCCGACACGAACAGCGCCACAAGGGAATCCGGCCCCATGTTTGTTTAACCTGTGGATCTGCCTTTGGCGCAAAGTACACGCTGCAATCTCACATGCGGATACATACGGGGGAAAAGCCGTTTGAATGTCCAGTGTGCAAGAAAAAGTTTAGCCAAAGGCATCACCTTTCCACCCATATGCTATGTCACGACAAAGGATCAACTGGTAACCCTGGTAAAGGATAG